The proteins below come from a single Deltaproteobacteria bacterium CG11_big_fil_rev_8_21_14_0_20_49_13 genomic window:
- a CDS encoding methionine gamma-lyase (catalyzes the formation of methanethiol and 2-ocobutanoate from L-methionine): MEDSKSRDLIKEFYLNCGFATRAVHAGEHVGQPHFSAHTGGIYQTSTFVFKTAEEGAQIFAGEKDGYMYTRLGNPSVRLLEAKVNALEGAEVKKKNPDLRISTLAFSSGMSAIASTLMALAGKGDTIIMGDVLYGATEHLASNVLKRFGINTVEVNTADLEAVGMVVKANRDAKAFFFETPANPLLVVSDIEAISRIVKSVNPNMKVIVDNTFATPYLQRPMELGADIVVHSTTKYICGHGTVVGGLATTFHDDVKSAIYTVIKDVGGSPSPFDSWLVNIGLKTLPVRMDKHCSNAMAIAEFLQGHPKVAHVHYPGLKKNPYYELAKRQMKDFGGMISFDLKGGLEAGKKLMNNIEIFTLAVSLGCVDSLIQHPASMTHACVPKEKREKGGLTDGLVRISVGIEDVDDLIKALKTALEKV, encoded by the coding sequence ATGGAAGATTCAAAAAGTCGGGACCTGATCAAGGAATTCTACCTTAACTGCGGCTTTGCCACCAGGGCCGTCCATGCCGGCGAGCATGTCGGGCAACCCCATTTTTCGGCTCATACCGGCGGGATCTACCAGACATCGACCTTCGTGTTCAAGACGGCTGAAGAAGGCGCCCAGATATTTGCGGGCGAAAAAGACGGATACATGTACACCCGCCTTGGAAACCCAAGCGTAAGGCTTTTGGAGGCAAAGGTGAACGCGTTGGAAGGAGCTGAAGTAAAGAAGAAGAACCCAGACCTCAGGATATCCACCTTAGCGTTCTCTTCCGGCATGTCGGCGATAGCATCGACCTTGATGGCCCTTGCAGGCAAGGGCGATACCATAATAATGGGCGACGTACTTTACGGAGCCACCGAACACCTCGCCTCCAATGTGCTAAAGCGCTTCGGTATAAATACGGTCGAGGTAAATACTGCCGACCTGGAGGCGGTAGGGATGGTCGTCAAGGCAAACCGCGACGCAAAGGCCTTCTTCTTCGAGACGCCAGCAAATCCGCTGCTCGTTGTTTCGGACATTGAGGCGATTTCAAGGATAGTAAAGTCTGTGAACCCAAATATGAAGGTGATCGTAGACAACACATTTGCAACCCCCTATCTCCAGCGGCCTATGGAGCTTGGCGCGGATATAGTCGTCCACTCCACAACAAAATATATATGCGGGCACGGAACGGTGGTTGGCGGGCTCGCAACGACATTTCACGATGACGTCAAGAGCGCTATCTACACCGTGATCAAGGATGTCGGTGGCAGCCCGAGCCCTTTTGACAGCTGGCTTGTCAATATAGGGCTAAAAACGCTCCCTGTTAGAATGGATAAACATTGTAGCAATGCAATGGCCATAGCCGAATTCTTGCAGGGCCATCCAAAGGTTGCGCACGTCCATTATCCCGGCCTCAAGAAGAACCCCTATTATGAGCTCGCGAAGAGGCAGATGAAGGATTTTGGCGGAATGATATCGTTCGATCTTAAGGGCGGACTTGAAGCGGGAAAGAAACTGATGAACAACATCGAGATATTCACACTTGCCGTATCTCTCGGGTGCGTCGACTCCCTGATCCAGCACCCTGCCTCAATGACGCACGCATGCGTCCCTAAGGAAAAACGCGAAAAGGGCGGCCTTACGGACGGACTCGTTCGTATCTCTGTTGGCATTGAAGATGTCGACGATCTTATCAAAGCCCTCAAGACCGCACTTGAAAAGGTCTAA
- the menA gene encoding 1,4-dihydroxy-2-naphthoate octaprenyltransferase, which produces MEKIKIYWRAARPFSFTVSIVPPILAAVIAMYENPLMHIKWFYLILTILGCWLAHAGANIFSDYFDFKNRVDREGRYGSSGVLVEGLLTPKENFLAALVCFIVASAIGLFFILTLAHGSDLVWLIALGAFLGFFYTVNPFILKYRALGDIAVFLAFGPAMCLGAFFVQAGHFAWAPALYAIPVALLVDAVLHSNNLRDIKNDSVVKIRTVPIMIGEENAKRMYYALLIGAYVMIPILIIFANLTWISLLTFASIPSAVKLIKAVKNKSGTPEAEFADIDARTAQFHSAFSILFIISILISIWSG; this is translated from the coding sequence ATGGAAAAAATAAAGATCTACTGGCGGGCGGCAAGGCCCTTTTCATTTACGGTAAGTATCGTTCCCCCCATTTTGGCGGCGGTAATAGCCATGTATGAGAACCCCTTGATGCATATAAAGTGGTTCTACCTTATTCTAACGATCCTCGGCTGCTGGCTGGCCCATGCGGGCGCAAATATCTTCTCTGACTACTTTGATTTCAAGAACAGGGTCGATCGGGAAGGGAGATACGGCTCAAGCGGCGTCCTTGTTGAAGGACTTCTTACTCCAAAAGAGAATTTTCTGGCGGCGCTCGTCTGTTTCATCGTTGCATCTGCGATAGGCCTATTTTTTATACTAACGCTTGCACATGGATCGGATCTTGTCTGGCTCATCGCGCTTGGCGCCTTCTTAGGGTTCTTCTACACAGTGAACCCTTTCATCCTTAAATATCGTGCGCTGGGAGATATTGCGGTATTCCTCGCCTTTGGGCCCGCAATGTGCCTTGGCGCATTCTTTGTTCAGGCGGGACATTTCGCCTGGGCTCCCGCTCTTTACGCCATACCGGTAGCTCTCCTTGTTGACGCCGTTCTTCACAGCAACAACCTTCGCGACATCAAGAACGACAGCGTTGTTAAGATCAGGACCGTTCCCATCATGATAGGTGAAGAGAACGCTAAGAGGATGTATTACGCGCTTCTTATCGGCGCCTACGTCATGATACCGATACTTATAATTTTTGCGAACCTTACATGGATATCTCTTTTGACGTTCGCATCGATTCCTTCGGCCGTTAAGCTCATAAAGGCGGTCAAGAATAAATCCGGCACGCCCGAGGCGGAATTTGCCGACATTGACGCCCGTACCGCGCAGTTCCATTCCGCATTCAGCATTCTTTTCATCATCTCGATATTAATCTCAATATGGTCCGGCTAA
- a CDS encoding CPBP family intramembrane metalloprotease translates to MVRLINKCHPRENGDMACSHEIPAFAGMTCLSIVIAFVLWFIMFVLKPFNFWVMMSTSTSMLIVISYLFGRPLFKEEELNLKNISLGIASAMALYLVFWTGKKLLPFFVPTHAENLGAVYGNMGYAPAFVVAILLFFPIGFGEELFWRGYIQKKFSDNLGKYPGLIITAAIYTAVHIPTLNPVLILAALTCGLFWGYLYLLTDSLVVVLISHMIWDPLVFAVFPLN, encoded by the coding sequence ATGGTCCGGCTAATCAACAAATGTCATCCCCGTGAGAACGGGGACATGGCTTGCTCGCATGAGATCCCTGCTTTCGCAGGGATGACATGTCTCAGTATAGTTATTGCATTCGTCCTATGGTTCATCATGTTCGTCTTAAAGCCTTTCAACTTCTGGGTGATGATGAGTACATCCACATCTATGCTTATCGTTATCTCATATCTATTCGGAAGGCCTCTCTTTAAAGAAGAAGAGCTCAACCTCAAGAACATATCTCTGGGAATAGCTTCCGCCATGGCTCTCTATCTTGTATTTTGGACCGGCAAAAAGCTCCTTCCGTTCTTTGTGCCCACTCACGCGGAGAACCTTGGGGCTGTTTACGGTAATATGGGCTACGCCCCTGCTTTTGTAGTAGCGATACTTCTCTTTTTTCCGATAGGTTTTGGCGAAGAGCTCTTCTGGCGCGGCTATATCCAGAAAAAGTTCTCCGATAATTTGGGCAAATATCCGGGTCTTATCATCACCGCGGCAATATATACGGCCGTTCATATACCTACACTTAATCCTGTCCTTATCCTTGCAGCGCTCACCTGCGGCCTATTTTGGGGCTATTTATATCTATTGACAGACTCGCTCGTTGTTGTACTTATCTCACACATGATATGGGACCCGCTTGTTTTTGCGGTCTTTCCCCTAAATTAA